Below is a window of Terriglobia bacterium DNA.
GTGTACAGGTGACCATAAGCGGAAACCCAGCCGCGTACAACAAGACATTTTCCCAGGGGACCATCAATTAGGAGTGCGCTCGTGCTTAAGAGAATAGCTCTGACTATCGTTCTCCTCTTGTCCGTGGAGGGACTGTGCAGTGAATCCTCCGCACAGTGCGGCTCCATTGACCGAGGCTCACCAGATGCCGTGAGGCAGGAGGTTAACCGGATATTCGAGAAAAGCTTGGACGCCATGGACTTGACAGCCCCCTCAGGCGTCAGATCCACAACCTGGGTGCCACCTGCCGAATCAGATCAGGCGCAAATAAAGTGCCTGGGAACGGCGGCGGTTGCATCAATCACGGAATTGCTGAGTTCCACAAGGTCCTTTGGCCAGCTGCTGGCAGTTCGTATGCTAGGGTGGATCGGGGGAAGCGAAATAGTCCCGCCCCTCCGAAGGTTCCTCGCAAGCTCCGATTCGCAAACCTGCAAGGTGGCCGCCCTTGAGGCCTTGTACCGCGCTCCTTCTCAGGAAGCGCTGCCTATAATTGTCAGAGCGTCGAAGGTCGACCCGAACCCCTACGTCCGTGAGAAAGCAGCTCAGATTATCGCGAGGTACGACCCCGAGATGATCAAATCCAGCCGCCCTCCCGATCATTGAGGCTGCTGGTCAATACTCTTCCAGCATCGCGGAACGTAAGCGGCAGCGGTGAGGCCCACCCCGCCGACTGCGCGCCACCCGCGCGCTTGACACCTCCGCAAACAAAAAGGCACGGCTGGGGCCGTGCCTTGGGTGTCGCTCCGGCGACCGCTGCTACTCGCTCATCAGCTGCCAGGCTCCCTGGTCCGTCTTGACCAGGTTGACGGCGACTTTCTTGGCATCGCCGTGGTAGAAGTTGGCGCCGTATTTTTCGATCAGCGCCTGCGTGTCCCAGAGATTGAAAGATTTGATCAACTGGCCATTGGCGTCAAACAGGTCGCCCACCGGCGTCGGCTCCCACTTCCAGATGTACTCCACGCGCGCCATGCTGGGGCCGTTCATGGTGACTTTGGTGACCTCCACCAGCTTGCGCCGCGCCAGCGGCACCGCGAGAGCGAGAGTCCCGCCTCCGTAATACGCCATCACCTTGCAGAGGCGGCCGCCACTGGTCTCCTGCACCGTGTACACGGCAGCAATGTTGGGATGATCAAGCGCGGAGGCGGCCCGCGCTTCCCGCAACAGACGCTCCTTCTCTAC
It encodes the following:
- a CDS encoding protein kinase; translation: GAGGMGVVFKALDLNLQRTVALKFLTHIDAGAAVEKERLLREARAASALDHPNIAAVYTVQETSGGRLCKVMAYYGGGTLALAVPLARRKLVEVTKVTMNGPSMARVEYIWKWEPTPVGDLFDANGQLIKSFNLWDTQALIEKYGANFYHGDAKKVAVNLVKTDQGAWQLMSE